The Pristiophorus japonicus isolate sPriJap1 chromosome 13, sPriJap1.hap1, whole genome shotgun sequence genome contains the following window.
CAAACTTATATCAAGTGAAGCTTGAACATTGTTTTTTAAATAAAGAAAATGCAGCATCATCCAGTCTCATAACAAAATCAAATTTCACTTAAATTAATGGGCAACTTGTTGATACTTAGTGAAACAGCCAAATACACTGGAGACATTCTGGATGAAAATCTCAGTTAAACTATAAAAATTGGTCCAACATTCTTCAATTGCGTTTGATCTAGTCTTGCTTTAAAACATGGTAAAGTTTGTCTTAATACCCTCGTTACTGTTCACTTTATGTATTGTCTATCTATCTGGGGACAAGTACGCCGGGCTGATTTACAGTTAACAGTTAAACTGTATAATAGAGGTCATCATATCCCTTTATAATGCAGACCTCAATTTACATCACTACTATTTATTCAAAGACTATAAAATCTAGTCTTTTTATGAGAAGTTTAACATTTCACATTCAGTTtttatatttttttatatataaGTGCTATCATGGACATGCTCCAGGGCAGTTATCACAAAAAACTTTTGAAACCCACCCAATTCAAGGACAAATGACTATCATGCTGCCTATCAGATTGAGTGGTCATTTCTCAGTGCCGGTCCCCACTGGAATCAACCTTAATAAGCTTACGTTTCCTAGAACGTGTATGTTAGATTGCTTGGCATTTTGCAATCTTCTGAAATATATGCATCAATGTATTGCGCAAGAGTTAAGAAGAACTATGTGGGAAATATTTGAAATAATAAAGTTATTATCTATTACCTAGTGCAGGTGCAAGTGCTGATACTGCATTTGTTGGGTCCAGTTGGAATCCACCCAGCATAAACTGTGTGTCGGTTGTATTTTCCAGCTTCATGCCAGGGAGGTTCATGTTCTGGGCCAGGTAGTACTGGTAAAGCTCAGCCTCTGCAGGTGCCAGGTTGCTGAGGCCTAAGTGTCTGTTGTGCTGAATCTGGTTCATGTTCTGCTGGAGCAGCATCATGTTGTGCATGTGCTTCTCGCTGGTCATGTGAATGCGCAGGTTCCTGGCTACATTCGTCTCGTAGTCGCACACCTCGCACCGCCAAGTGGGTTTGGTTTTTGGTTTGGTGGGCGAGGAGGCTCCGCAGCTGCTCATACTGGCGGCCGCGGCCGCGGCAGCAGCCGCCACAGCCGCTCCGGCAGTGTGGCTGAAAACTTGGTCGCCCCCGCCGTTCTGTAGGTTCTGCATGTTATTGAGATGCTTGTCGGACTGCATATGAATACTGAGATTGCCTTTGGTTGTAGTGGAGTAGTTACACACCTCACATCGGAAAGGCTTGTAACCACATGTATAGCTCTCGCCCCGGGCCAACCGAGGGTGAGGTTGCCCAGATTTGCAATACACACATGAGCCACCGGATTCCGGGTGTTTTTCCTTCATGTGGGCCTCCAGCGTCTGCTGGTACTTGTAGTGCCAGTTACACTTTGGACACTTCAAGGTCTTGCATGAGTTCCGAGAATGCATCATGGTCATGTGCCCACCAAGGGAGCGGGAGGAGCCCAGGACCGTGTCGCACTTCGGACACTCAACGCTGCTTCCGGATGAGCATTCCCCACCCCCCAGGTCGCAGGGAGTGCTGGTATGCTGGTAATGGGAGGTATAGATTCCTTCCTCACCATCGACAGGTTCATTTGGTTCAGGAGCTGTGGCACTGTCTTTATTGGCACTTTCATCTACAAAGTCCGTCCTATTACTCTCAGTATTACCGACACTGCTGTCGCCGCTTGCACTGTCGTTTGACAAGCTCACTGCATTCCTCCCGTTTGCACCATCGAAAACAACAAAGGAAGAAGTAGAAGAAGAAGAGGTGCCCCTTGGAGAAGGGTTCAGCACATTAGGCATTAAAGGAGATTTAGAAATGCTTTGGTTTGAGAGAGCGAGTTCCTTGCTGCTACATGCATCACCCTCAGGATCTTCCTGgggctcatcatcatcctcatccgacTCATTTGGGAACAGTTCTTTGCACTCCTCATCTTCCTCTGCTTGTTCAGCAGAGTCCGCCTTTTCTATGAGGCTACTGTCAGCGCTAAACTCTCCACTGGCTTTTTTCTTCTCAATTTCCATCCCCAAATCCTTGCTCTCTGACATTTTGGTAGGCCCGGAAGCAAGGTGGCCCAGAGGGACTGAGGTAATTGGGGTCTTTAGGGCTGAGCTCGTCAACCCTCCAAGGTTCAACAGAGCACTTTGTGCCAGCGGGATTGAATGAGGCTGCTCAGCTGCACTCGTGTTACCTTCAGAGTCTTTTAATAAAGCCAAACCGGCCTGGACagcctcatcaccatcaacatggaTTCCACTAAAAGTACCGTAGAAGTTCTGACCAGGGCCAATGAGGTTAGCTGTGGAAACTAAAGGGTGTTGAAAGTTTTTGTTTTTTGGTTCCAGAAAGCTTATAAGAGGTTCCTTGTCTTTGCCTATCCCTTGGATGATAGCAGACACGTTCTTATTACTTAAGAGCTTGTGCTCCTCTTCACTAAGGGTCATTCGGTGGTCATGCACAGCATGCGTTACAAATGACCTCACATATCCAAAAGACAACTTGCACAAAAAACACATTAAAATCGGCTTTCGTTTGCCATAGAGCACGAAACTGTCAAACTTAGACAAGTCCACATTGTTAGGGACATCTTTGGATACACAAGAGTTTTTGGCAGAGCCATCACTGTTCAGGTAATCCTTGTTGCTTTTGTGTCGCACATCAAAAACACGGAAAGTGTGCAAGACAGGACTGATGCCCGTCAGTGCTGAGGTATTTGGGAATGCCTGGTCAGAACCAAACCACTTCCCAAAAGATGAGGCTATGTGAAAAGTGTTGATGATCTGTGGGTAGACAGAGACGGATGCTGCGGAGGTGGACTCCCCTTGCTTAGTCCCAGCGTTGGACATAGAGTTCATGAACAATGCTGGGAGAACACTACTGCCACTGGGCCCTCCAGACTGGATACTTTGCATTAGCTGGTTCACATTCTCTACGATGTAGGCAGAGCCATCTGGCTGATAGACGATCTCCCCGGCCAGGTTCTCCACATCGCTTTCCTCGGCCTCGCTCATTTCACTGTCACTTTCCTCCTGGAGGAGCTGAGGGTGGGAGTTCGGGCAATGGTGTTCCATGTACTTTTGTAAACTTGAGAATGAGGATGAGCACTCGTTGCAGCTGACCTCCTTCGTGGACAATGAGCTGTGTGAAACAACAGCTGCTGCTGCAGTCTCTGAGCTGCACTCGTCGAAGGGCGCCCTTAAGTTCTCACACGGGACGCAGTTCTCTCGTGCAGACTCCATTGAACCAGCTTTATCAGAGACCTGGGGGATGGATTCAGTCCATTCCTGATGCTGGGAGGTGCTGCACCCATCCTCTTGCCCAGTGATGGTAGGGGAGTCACAGGTTTCCATAGTGATGGCTACATGAGCGTTTCATTGCATCCAGTCCGGCAGGGGCCTAAAAATTCAAacaaaaaagtaaataaataaatgtaTTGCACATAGAAATAAACTCTAGCATCTGACATACTGCTACCAAATATGTTAGAATAAATTGGCCCTTAGAGTAATATATTCCTTCTATGTTTTAGAGAAAACATTCCAATATTAACATTCCATAAAATTCTAAAGCCTGAATTATTGTTGGCAATATAAGTGGACAAAGGCTCAACTCTCTGCCCACTATTTTAGCACTAATATTAGCTAATTTCAAATAAATCAGATAATCCATTACAGTAGAGACAggagaaatcataacggggaataaggaaatggcagagacattaagcaAATActctgtatctgtcttcacggaaaaagacacaaaaaacattctagaaatagtggggaaccaagggcctcgtgagaaacatagaaacatagaaattaggtgcaggagcaggccattcagcccttcaagtctgcaccaccattcgataagatcatggctgatcattccctcagtacccctgtcctgctttctttccataccccttgatccctttagccgtaagggccatatctaactccctcttgaatatatccaatgaactggcatcaaccactctgcggcagggacttccacaggttaacaactctctgagtgaagaagtttctcctcatctcagtcctaaatggccgaccccttatcctaagactgtgtcccctggttctgaacttccccaacatcgggaacaatctacccgcatctaacctgtcccgtcccgtcaaaatcttgtatgtttctatgagatcccctctcatccttctaaactccaaagtataaaggcccagttggcccagtctctcctcatatgtcagtccggccatcccgggaatcagtctggtgaaccttcgctgcactccctcaacagcaagaacgtccttcctcagattaggagaccaaaattgaacacaatattccagataaggcctcaccaaggccccgtacaactgcaataagacctccctgctcctatactcaaatcccctagctatgaaggccaacataccatttgccttctttaccatctgctgcacctgaatgccaactttcaatgcctgatgaaccatgacacccaggtctcgttgcacctccccttttcctaacctgccaccattcagataatattctgtcttgcgcttttgcccccaaagtggataacctcacatttatccacattatactgcatctgccatgcatttgcccactcacctaacctgtccaagtcaccctgcagcctcttagcatccccctcacagctcacaccgccacccagtttagtgtcatctgcaaacttggagatattacactcaattccttcatccaaatcattgatgtatattgtaaagagctggggtcccagcactgaaccctgcggtactccactagtcactgcctgccattctgaaaaggacccgtttatcccgactctctgcttcctgtctgccaacgtgttctctatccacgtcagtatattacccccaataccatgtgctttgattttgcacaccaatctcttgtgggggaccttgtcaaaagccttttgaaagtccaaatacaccacatccactggttctcccttgtccactctactagttacatcctctcaaaattccagaagatttgtcaagcatgatttctccttcataaatccatgctgacttggaccgatcttgtcactgctttccaaatgcgctgctattttatccttaata
Protein-coding sequences here:
- the LOC139278215 gene encoding zinc finger homeobox protein 3-like, with the translated sequence METCDSPTITGQEDGCSTSQHQEWTESIPQVSDKAGSMESARENCVPCENLRAPFDECSSETAAAAVVSHSSLSTKEVSCNECSSSFSSLQKYMEHHCPNSHPQLLQEESDSEMSEAEESDVENLAGEIVYQPDGSAYIVENVNQLMQSIQSGGPSGSSVLPALFMNSMSNAGTKQGESTSAASVSVYPQIINTFHIASSFGKWFGSDQAFPNTSALTGISPVLHTFRVFDVRHKSNKDYLNSDGSAKNSCVSKDVPNNVDLSKFDSFVLYGKRKPILMCFLCKLSFGYVRSFVTHAVHDHRMTLSEEEHKLLSNKNVSAIIQGIGKDKEPLISFLEPKNKNFQHPLVSTANLIGPGQNFYGTFSGIHVDGDEAVQAGLALLKDSEGNTSAAEQPHSIPLAQSALLNLGGLTSSALKTPITSVPLGHLASGPTKMSESKDLGMEIEKKKASGEFSADSSLIEKADSAEQAEEDEECKELFPNESDEDDDEPQEDPEGDACSSKELALSNQSISKSPLMPNVLNPSPRGTSSSSTSSFVVFDGANGRNAVSLSNDSASGDSSVGNTESNRTDFVDESANKDSATAPEPNEPVDGEEGIYTSHYQHTSTPCDLGGGECSSGSSVECPKCDTVLGSSRSLGGHMTMMHSRNSCKTLKCPKCNWHYKYQQTLEAHMKEKHPESGGSCVYCKSGQPHPRLARGESYTCGYKPFRCEVCNYSTTTKGNLSIHMQSDKHLNNMQNLQNGGGDQVFSHTAGAAVAAAAAAAAASMSSCGASSPTKPKTKPTWRCEVCDYETNVARNLRIHMTSEKHMHNMMLLQQNMNQIQHNRHLGLSNLAPAEAELYQYYLAQNMNLPGMKLENTTDTQFMLGGFQLDPTNAVSALAPALVGGEIPLDMRLGGGQLVSEELMNLGETFTTTNDPSLKLFQCAVCNRFTTDNLETLSLHMNFERHLPEEEWKAVIGDSYQCKLCRYNTQLKANFQLHCKTDKHVQKYQLVAHIKEGGKANEWRLKCVAIGNPVHLKCNACDYYTNSIEKLRLHTVNSRHEASLKLYKVEL